From a single Polyangiaceae bacterium genomic region:
- a CDS encoding cupin domain-containing protein, whose translation MTVPPAVDLRAKLATFSEQWSPRIVASLNDYHVKVVRVEGAFVWHQHAETDELFLVLEGELTLRFRDGQTNLRQGELCVVPKGVEHQPYAERECHVLLLEPAGTLNTGDSTERAGTTGSWG comes from the coding sequence ATGACCGTGCCGCCCGCCGTCGACCTGCGCGCGAAGCTCGCGACCTTCTCCGAGCAGTGGTCGCCGCGCATCGTGGCCAGCTTGAACGACTACCACGTGAAGGTCGTCCGCGTGGAGGGCGCGTTCGTGTGGCATCAGCACGCAGAAACCGACGAGCTGTTCCTGGTGCTCGAGGGCGAGCTCACCCTGAGGTTCCGCGACGGACAAACAAACCTGAGGCAAGGGGAGCTGTGTGTCGTCCCCAAAGGCGTCGAGCATCAGCCGTACGCCGAGCGAGAATGCCACGTGCTGCTGCTCGAGCCGGCGGGCACGCTCAACACCGGAGACTCGACGGAGCGCGCCGGCACCACCGGCAGCTGGGGGTGA
- a CDS encoding amidohydrolase family protein has product MRWVWAAALLAMACSPAPKMVTAAPPAPESQKPDAPRERRLVYDIVFSDRVAGHVVVVRHGDGTADEDLEFAERGKGPKLHSRLELGKDGFPDHFELSGKNRKQREVRELVSCDATHCKWSGTDEEGEGRRAFYVSNNKSVIADAALLALSQRMGNVPLLPSGSFHAEKLVETTVKGTTVAAWELSGFGFVPRIEWFSADGEWFAQVDEYGAGIRQGFGDARPKLLELQAPLDRARRERVTAQVSHRPDKLAIVHARLLSPKPIDDATILVQDGKITRVGAKLPPTEGAEVIDAQGKTVLPGLWDMHVHEDADDGLMYVANGITTVRDLGSDMDAALTRQARWEAGTELGPHLILAGFVDGRGPKQGPTKMFADTAEEAQKVVEAYAAKGYVQIKIYGSMKPELVPVIVKLAKAKGLRVSGHVPQGMTAEQAVKDGYDEIQHLEHVIFDLHSKPSENRGQTALLGQRGADIGLDAPKTKALFSLLKRRHIVVDPTLNVVEAELTTRPGHENPTLAPVLSHLPPQVQRSAFDGGLPEVAANHERYQQSFQRCLELTKRLWDMGVPLVAGSDEWPGFALQRELELYSKAGIPNADVLTIATLGAAKVMHRDKTTGSVEPGKVADLIIVDGDPLADISALRNVVTVVQAGRVVDAVAARAALSIH; this is encoded by the coding sequence TTGAGGTGGGTTTGGGCGGCCGCACTCCTGGCCATGGCCTGCAGTCCGGCTCCAAAGATGGTGACGGCGGCGCCTCCGGCACCGGAGTCGCAAAAGCCGGATGCGCCGCGAGAGCGGCGGCTGGTCTACGACATCGTCTTCAGCGATCGCGTAGCAGGGCACGTGGTGGTGGTGCGCCACGGTGACGGCACCGCGGACGAAGATCTGGAGTTTGCCGAGCGCGGCAAGGGCCCCAAGCTGCACTCCCGCTTGGAGCTCGGCAAGGACGGCTTCCCGGACCACTTCGAGCTCAGCGGCAAGAACCGCAAGCAGCGTGAGGTGCGAGAGCTCGTGAGCTGCGACGCGACGCACTGCAAGTGGAGCGGCACGGACGAAGAGGGCGAGGGACGCCGAGCGTTTTACGTCTCGAACAACAAGTCCGTGATCGCCGACGCGGCGTTGCTGGCCTTGTCCCAGCGCATGGGCAACGTGCCGCTGTTGCCGAGCGGGAGCTTCCACGCGGAAAAGCTGGTGGAGACCACCGTGAAGGGCACCACCGTGGCCGCCTGGGAGCTTTCGGGCTTTGGCTTCGTGCCGCGCATCGAGTGGTTCTCCGCGGATGGCGAGTGGTTCGCGCAGGTGGACGAATACGGGGCGGGCATTCGTCAGGGGTTCGGGGACGCGCGCCCGAAGCTGCTCGAGCTGCAGGCACCGCTCGATCGCGCCCGGCGCGAACGGGTCACGGCGCAGGTCTCGCACCGGCCGGACAAGCTCGCCATCGTTCACGCGCGGCTGCTTTCGCCGAAGCCCATCGACGACGCGACCATCCTGGTGCAAGACGGGAAGATCACGCGCGTCGGCGCCAAGCTGCCGCCCACGGAGGGCGCCGAGGTCATCGACGCCCAGGGCAAGACCGTGCTGCCCGGCTTGTGGGACATGCACGTGCACGAGGACGCCGACGACGGCCTGATGTACGTCGCCAACGGCATCACCACGGTGCGGGACCTGGGCAGCGACATGGACGCGGCGCTGACCCGACAAGCGCGCTGGGAGGCGGGGACGGAGCTCGGGCCGCACCTGATCTTGGCGGGCTTCGTGGATGGTCGCGGTCCGAAGCAAGGCCCCACCAAGATGTTCGCGGACACCGCCGAAGAGGCGCAGAAGGTGGTCGAGGCCTACGCCGCCAAGGGCTACGTGCAGATCAAGATCTACGGCTCGATGAAGCCGGAGCTGGTGCCCGTGATCGTGAAGCTGGCCAAGGCCAAGGGCCTGCGGGTGAGTGGCCACGTACCGCAGGGCATGACCGCCGAGCAGGCCGTGAAGGACGGCTACGACGAGATCCAACACCTCGAGCACGTGATCTTCGACCTGCACTCGAAGCCCAGCGAAAACCGCGGGCAGACCGCGCTCTTGGGACAGCGGGGGGCGGATATCGGTCTCGATGCCCCCAAGACCAAGGCCTTGTTCTCGCTCTTGAAGCGCCGCCACATCGTGGTGGATCCCACCCTGAACGTGGTGGAGGCCGAGCTCACCACGCGCCCTGGTCACGAAAACCCCACCTTGGCGCCGGTGCTGTCCCACTTGCCACCTCAGGTGCAGCGCTCGGCCTTCGACGGCGGGTTGCCGGAGGTCGCGGCGAACCACGAGCGCTACCAGCAGTCGTTCCAGCGCTGCCTCGAGCTCACCAAGCGGCTGTGGGACATGGGCGTTCCGCTGGTGGCCGGCTCCGATGAGTGGCCGGGCTTCGCCTTGCAGCGGGAGCTCGAGCTCTACTCCAAGGCCGGCATTCCGAACGCCGACGTCTTGACCATCGCGACGCTGGGGGCCGCGAAGGTGATGCACCGGGACAAGACCACCGGCTCCGTGGAGCCCGGCAAAGTGGCCGATTTGATCATCGTCGACGGTGATCCGCTGGCGGACATCAGCGCGCTTCGCAACGTGGTCACGGTGGTGCAAGCGGGCCGCGTGGTGGACGCCGTAGCTGCCCGAGCGGCGCTATCCATTCATTGA
- a CDS encoding SUMF1/EgtB/PvdO family nonheme iron enzyme, translated as MRRLGWTLVLGLFGVGCASPGSAPQTEEKPAVAAPVITEPAVAAPVTAEPDAVEPASHVAEGPALKGRCPAGMALIDGRFCIDRWEAVTLTKDGKLHSPYHAVATEGVAADSRPGVVPQAYISMEEADAACKQSGKRLCTTQQWVDACMGSAKPKRSYPYGNVEDPRACNTTHDGHPLMVLHEGRRFTDSVALNDARINQVGGTVAPTGSFDACVTPEGVHDMVGNLLEWTRGDRPLLMGGYYLDAHINGEGCAYVTMRHGEKYHDFTTGFRCCSTPAPEDPQTTPASVTVTRNEQGFRSFDDPAAPLPPMPKPPAYASEEAACPDGMLLVDGLRCSVPEQQCLRWVDPPGKPHRACGEFSTPVQCKGGRRAMRYCIDEQEYTPEGWDLPLVHVSWTEAQRVCGAMDKRLCYEDEWEFACEGPEASPYPYGAVRDGAKCNHDKDDLFTPRGKLIDRRVAADALPECRSPFGVLNMVGNVDEWTTRAGNERPWRSILRGGWWLTGRNRCRAATESHNEIYAGPQTGFRCCKGARKRP; from the coding sequence ATGCGTCGCTTGGGGTGGACCCTCGTCCTGGGGCTCTTCGGGGTTGGCTGTGCCAGCCCGGGCAGTGCCCCGCAAACTGAAGAGAAGCCTGCTGTGGCGGCGCCGGTGATCACCGAGCCCGCTGTGGCAGCGCCGGTGACTGCCGAGCCCGATGCGGTGGAGCCGGCGAGCCACGTGGCGGAAGGGCCCGCTTTGAAGGGGCGCTGTCCCGCGGGGATGGCGCTCATCGACGGGCGCTTCTGCATCGATCGCTGGGAGGCCGTGACCCTCACCAAGGACGGCAAGCTGCACTCGCCCTACCACGCCGTGGCGACCGAAGGCGTGGCGGCCGACAGCCGGCCGGGAGTGGTGCCGCAAGCGTACATCTCGATGGAAGAAGCCGACGCCGCGTGCAAGCAGAGCGGCAAGCGACTGTGCACCACCCAGCAGTGGGTGGACGCGTGCATGGGCAGCGCGAAGCCGAAGCGCAGCTACCCCTACGGCAACGTGGAGGATCCTCGGGCCTGCAACACGACCCACGATGGGCATCCGCTGATGGTGCTGCACGAAGGGCGGCGCTTCACGGACTCCGTGGCGTTGAACGATGCGCGCATCAACCAGGTGGGCGGCACGGTGGCGCCTACGGGGAGCTTCGACGCGTGCGTCACCCCGGAGGGCGTGCACGACATGGTCGGCAACCTGCTGGAGTGGACCCGCGGCGACCGGCCGCTCTTGATGGGAGGGTACTACTTGGACGCGCACATCAACGGCGAAGGCTGCGCCTACGTGACGATGCGCCACGGCGAGAAGTATCACGACTTCACCACCGGCTTTCGTTGCTGCAGCACGCCGGCGCCGGAGGATCCGCAGACGACCCCAGCCAGCGTGACGGTGACGCGAAACGAGCAGGGATTTCGCTCGTTCGACGATCCGGCCGCGCCGCTGCCGCCGATGCCGAAGCCGCCGGCCTACGCGTCCGAAGAGGCCGCCTGCCCGGACGGCATGCTGCTGGTGGACGGGCTCCGCTGCAGTGTGCCCGAGCAACAGTGTTTGCGCTGGGTGGATCCGCCGGGCAAGCCTCATCGCGCTTGCGGCGAGTTTTCCACGCCGGTGCAGTGCAAGGGCGGGCGGCGAGCGATGCGCTACTGCATCGACGAGCAAGAGTACACGCCGGAGGGCTGGGATTTGCCGCTGGTACACGTGTCGTGGACGGAGGCGCAGCGCGTGTGCGGCGCGATGGACAAGCGGCTCTGCTACGAAGACGAGTGGGAGTTCGCGTGCGAAGGGCCGGAGGCGAGCCCCTACCCTTACGGCGCCGTGCGCGATGGCGCGAAGTGCAATCACGACAAGGACGACCTGTTCACGCCCCGGGGCAAGCTCATCGACCGGCGGGTTGCGGCGGACGCGCTGCCGGAGTGCAGGAGCCCTTTCGGCGTGCTCAACATGGTGGGCAACGTCGACGAATGGACCACCCGCGCCGGCAACGAGCGGCCATGGCGCAGCATCCTCCGCGGCGGCTGGTGGCTCACCGGGCGCAATCGCTGTCGCGCGGCGACGGAGAGCCACAACGAGATCTACGCTGGGCCGCAAACCGGCTTTCGCTGCTGCAAGGGCGCCCGCAAGAGGCCATGA
- a CDS encoding sulfatase-like hydrolase/transferase produces the protein MAFRRIALAVLGLGLSLGGCDKESKSAPAASASAPAAEPAPKTAPAQKSYEIVQHLEGCEIHHRGLSIDVGTRSANARRGFEIGPFEDEKDVERDGASYGRMLDSRVAYDFWLDEDIEDLLIELRVHAIMAKRLHVVIDRRRVGTAKLNAGETRIVSFPSLKLPLSAGKHRIELRWSGRPRGVTEPYAEVDWIRIGLPDEINATYAAPTLRDVVTDVVLDGVPKTSLVLRAPSTVRCPVQLAPDSKLQFSLGFWGSGKGAADVRIVADGEEPVTLLERKVTGGGGATWTPVGLDLSKYAGRVVGLELRALSSSRGGRVAFGDPAIVRAQGSEQIVPEASTVVLVIASALDRKRIPPWGPAAGLTSISELAKAGVAFNSFRAPSTVPGSSIASMLTGLPPRAHGLEDPAARLPKQAQLLSEIVKESGGRTAMFTGVPTTFGAFGFDSGWDVYESMSPVKDIAAAEPIVRATSWLEHELGEERAKRRLVVAHVRGAHPPWDLSREEASALPPQEYGGILDARRGAITLAKVRSRRSHSQRRLDEEDWKRLFALEHAALLKQDAALQQLFALLKKKGEWEKTLFVLASDVAPGEGPEPPFDPAAPLAEQHLLVPLIVKFPGPRVSAKETSSDVTAVDVAATTLAALRLDAPANTSGRDLYSAAVGQEPLAGRAIVSTLADHYSTLFGHWRLSGQIGRTPKLCQLDVDPACVADVLETMPVAAQAIWRVTFVSESAALDHRIAPREPASIDPDTGAALTVWGDIY, from the coding sequence ATGGCGTTTCGGCGCATAGCGCTGGCCGTGCTGGGCCTCGGCCTGAGCCTCGGCGGCTGCGACAAGGAATCGAAGAGCGCTCCCGCCGCGAGCGCTTCGGCTCCCGCGGCGGAGCCCGCGCCCAAGACCGCGCCGGCACAGAAGAGCTACGAGATCGTCCAGCACCTGGAGGGCTGCGAGATCCACCACCGCGGTCTGTCCATCGACGTGGGCACCCGCTCGGCGAACGCGCGTCGAGGCTTCGAGATCGGTCCCTTCGAGGACGAGAAGGACGTGGAGCGCGACGGCGCCAGCTACGGACGCATGCTCGACTCCCGCGTTGCCTACGACTTCTGGCTCGACGAAGACATCGAAGATCTGCTCATCGAGCTCAGGGTTCACGCCATCATGGCCAAGCGCCTGCACGTCGTGATCGATCGTCGGCGTGTGGGCACCGCCAAGCTCAATGCCGGCGAGACCCGCATCGTGAGCTTTCCCTCCCTCAAGCTGCCCCTCAGCGCGGGCAAGCATCGCATCGAGCTGCGGTGGTCGGGGCGTCCGCGGGGCGTGACGGAGCCCTACGCCGAGGTGGACTGGATCCGCATCGGCCTCCCGGACGAGATCAACGCCACTTACGCCGCCCCCACCCTGCGGGACGTGGTGACGGACGTGGTGCTCGACGGCGTCCCCAAGACCTCCCTGGTGCTCCGCGCGCCGAGCACGGTGCGCTGCCCAGTGCAGCTGGCGCCGGACTCCAAGCTGCAGTTTTCCCTGGGTTTCTGGGGCTCGGGCAAGGGCGCCGCGGACGTGCGCATCGTGGCCGACGGTGAAGAGCCCGTGACCTTGCTCGAGCGCAAAGTCACCGGTGGCGGGGGCGCCACCTGGACGCCCGTCGGTCTGGATCTCTCGAAGTACGCGGGGCGCGTCGTCGGCCTCGAGCTGCGCGCCCTGAGCTCCAGCCGCGGTGGGCGCGTTGCCTTTGGTGATCCGGCCATCGTGCGAGCCCAGGGCAGCGAACAGATCGTCCCGGAGGCGTCCACGGTGGTGCTCGTGATCGCCTCCGCTCTGGATCGCAAGCGGATCCCGCCCTGGGGCCCGGCGGCGGGGCTGACCTCGATTTCGGAGCTGGCCAAGGCCGGCGTCGCCTTCAACAGCTTCCGGGCGCCCTCCACCGTTCCGGGCTCGAGCATCGCCTCCATGCTCACGGGGCTACCGCCGCGAGCGCACGGTCTGGAAGACCCCGCCGCACGGCTGCCCAAGCAGGCCCAGCTGCTGAGCGAGATCGTCAAGGAGTCCGGGGGGCGAACGGCGATGTTCACCGGTGTGCCCACGACCTTTGGTGCTTTCGGCTTCGACTCGGGTTGGGACGTGTACGAGTCCATGTCGCCGGTGAAGGACATCGCTGCGGCGGAGCCCATCGTGCGCGCCACCAGCTGGCTGGAGCACGAGCTCGGGGAAGAACGCGCCAAGCGTCGGCTGGTGGTGGCCCACGTGCGGGGCGCGCATCCGCCCTGGGATCTGTCCCGAGAAGAAGCGAGCGCCCTGCCGCCGCAGGAGTATGGCGGCATCCTCGACGCGCGGCGTGGTGCCATCACCCTCGCCAAGGTGCGCAGCCGGCGCTCCCACTCCCAGCGGCGCCTCGACGAAGAGGACTGGAAGCGCCTGTTTGCCCTGGAGCACGCCGCGCTCTTGAAGCAGGACGCCGCGCTCCAGCAGCTGTTCGCTCTGCTCAAGAAGAAGGGCGAATGGGAAAAGACCCTGTTCGTGTTGGCCAGCGACGTCGCCCCGGGAGAAGGTCCGGAGCCACCTTTCGATCCCGCTGCACCGCTCGCGGAACAGCACCTGCTCGTCCCGCTGATCGTGAAGTTTCCCGGGCCGCGGGTGAGCGCCAAGGAGACCAGCAGCGACGTCACCGCCGTGGACGTGGCCGCCACCACCCTCGCAGCGCTGCGGCTGGACGCTCCGGCGAACACGAGTGGCCGGGATCTGTACTCCGCCGCCGTGGGTCAGGAGCCCCTCGCCGGGCGCGCCATCGTCTCCACGCTGGCGGATCACTACTCCACGCTGTTCGGCCACTGGCGCCTATCCGGCCAGATCGGCCGCACACCGAAGCTGTGTCAGCTGGACGTGGACCCCGCCTGCGTGGCCGACGTGCTCGAGACCATGCCCGTGGCCGCCCAGGCCATCTGGCGCGTCACCTTCGTGAGCGAGTCCGCCGCCCTCGATCATCGCATCGCCCCGCGCGAGCCCGCCAGCATCGACCCCGACACCGGCGCCGCCCTCACGGTGTGGGGCGACATCTATTGA
- a CDS encoding CehA/McbA family metallohydrolase: protein MRVARSVGAIVALAVSASASAPAPVPPAVLTAQDIGTRLRVFARPGDFKLSNRAITAVVRKRDGWLTELWRNGPVLPTVEQLGTTTDIDALWQLYPVARLGKKDYPVLAARVGVTADAIEVEGVADTPVGKIRALTRYRMHPTEPRLTMTTRFSVDGGAAVGGGLGLGDAFKWGNVRYYVEGVWPPRMKYKGRARWIGRRGAGGDLLLRPLGKGSMWVDYTARIRGFQSTITTLYDKSGIPAGGSVTVTRELSFEELSLPERKLGPTGTLEARLSDENGNPLPAKLRIDSLGSKKPLFDDNGGLDGTDRFAWTGNGVLTRALPPGRYQLLATAGIERDAARGSVLIRAGKTARFEAKLPRVIDTPGWISGDLHLHQAPSVDADISLPARVVAIAAEGVELGVATDHYVVTDLAPTVTWLRTRGVLTGNVVTIPGSEVSTLGSRFGHFNVFPLSTRDNVRYQSTTPKGLFDDAKKKSPNGILQVNHPRWDPALGYFSYFGIDDDTGEMTRPGYDPRFDTIEVYNGDDARDLKKVERVLLDWIHLLGRGGRYTATGSSDSHNLAFLDPGLPRTLIHWGSAKSDAQDLSAPQKSVISALRAGHAIVTSGPILDVTVNGKGPGETVQSVGNKAHVHVVVKAAPWIDVRAVEILVGGAARKAHFALVPRKNAVVRLDRTFDVPVTDKTFVIVTARGDRGLPNASREGTMPFAFTNPIWLDP, encoded by the coding sequence GTGAGAGTTGCTCGCAGCGTGGGTGCCATCGTGGCGTTGGCTGTGTCGGCCAGCGCCAGCGCGCCCGCCCCCGTACCCCCGGCCGTGCTCACCGCGCAGGACATCGGCACTCGCTTGCGGGTGTTCGCCCGGCCTGGGGATTTCAAGCTCTCGAACCGCGCCATCACCGCCGTGGTGCGCAAGCGGGATGGTTGGCTCACGGAGCTGTGGCGCAACGGTCCGGTGCTGCCCACGGTGGAGCAGCTCGGCACCACCACCGACATCGACGCTCTGTGGCAGCTGTATCCCGTCGCGCGGCTCGGCAAGAAGGACTACCCGGTGCTCGCCGCACGCGTGGGCGTCACGGCGGACGCCATCGAGGTGGAGGGCGTCGCCGACACGCCGGTCGGCAAGATCCGCGCGCTCACGCGCTACCGCATGCACCCGACGGAGCCGCGCCTCACGATGACCACGCGCTTCAGCGTGGACGGCGGCGCCGCGGTGGGTGGCGGCCTGGGCCTGGGAGACGCCTTCAAGTGGGGCAACGTCCGCTACTACGTGGAAGGCGTGTGGCCTCCCCGCATGAAGTACAAGGGTCGCGCCCGATGGATCGGTCGCCGCGGCGCCGGCGGAGACCTGCTGCTCCGGCCCTTGGGCAAGGGCTCGATGTGGGTGGACTACACGGCGCGCATCCGTGGTTTTCAGAGCACCATCACCACGCTGTACGACAAGAGCGGGATCCCCGCCGGTGGCTCCGTCACCGTGACGCGTGAGCTCTCGTTCGAAGAGCTCTCGCTACCGGAACGGAAGCTCGGCCCCACGGGCACGCTCGAGGCGCGCTTGTCGGACGAGAACGGAAACCCGCTTCCCGCCAAGCTGCGCATCGACTCCCTGGGCAGCAAGAAGCCCTTGTTCGACGACAACGGCGGGCTCGACGGCACGGATCGCTTCGCCTGGACCGGCAACGGCGTGCTCACCCGCGCGCTGCCTCCGGGGCGCTATCAGCTGTTGGCCACCGCCGGCATCGAGCGCGACGCAGCCCGGGGCAGCGTCCTGATCCGCGCTGGGAAGACCGCCCGCTTCGAAGCCAAGCTGCCGCGGGTGATCGACACACCGGGATGGATCTCCGGAGATCTCCACTTGCATCAAGCTCCCAGCGTGGACGCGGACATCTCGCTGCCCGCCCGGGTCGTCGCCATCGCCGCCGAGGGCGTGGAGCTGGGCGTGGCGACGGATCACTACGTGGTCACGGATCTCGCCCCCACCGTCACGTGGCTTCGCACGCGCGGTGTGCTGACCGGCAACGTGGTCACCATTCCGGGCAGCGAGGTGAGCACGCTGGGCAGTCGCTTCGGCCACTTCAACGTGTTCCCGCTCTCCACCCGGGACAACGTGCGCTACCAAAGCACCACCCCCAAGGGTCTGTTCGACGACGCCAAGAAGAAATCGCCGAACGGCATCCTGCAGGTCAACCACCCGCGCTGGGACCCCGCCCTCGGCTATTTCTCGTACTTCGGCATCGACGACGACACCGGAGAGATGACGCGCCCCGGGTACGACCCGCGCTTCGATACCATCGAGGTCTACAACGGGGACGACGCCCGCGACCTGAAGAAGGTCGAGCGCGTGCTGCTCGACTGGATCCACCTGCTCGGCCGCGGCGGGCGTTACACCGCCACCGGCAGCAGCGACTCGCACAATCTCGCGTTCCTGGATCCCGGGCTACCCCGCACGCTGATCCACTGGGGCAGCGCCAAGAGCGACGCGCAAGATCTCTCCGCTCCTCAGAAGTCCGTGATCTCCGCGCTACGCGCCGGTCACGCCATCGTGACCAGCGGCCCCATCTTGGACGTGACGGTGAACGGCAAGGGGCCCGGTGAAACCGTGCAGAGCGTGGGGAACAAGGCCCACGTGCACGTGGTGGTGAAGGCGGCTCCCTGGATCGACGTGCGCGCCGTGGAGATCTTGGTTGGTGGGGCGGCGCGGAAAGCGCACTTCGCGCTGGTGCCGCGGAAGAACGCCGTGGTCCGCCTCGATCGCACCTTCGACGTCCCCGTCACGGACAAGACGTTCGTGATCGTCACCGCCCGGGGCGACCGGGGCCTGCCCAACGCGTCGCGAGAAGGCACCATGCCCTTCGCCTTCACGAACCCGATCTGGCTCGATCCCTGA